A single region of the Streptomyces sp. NBC_00425 genome encodes:
- a CDS encoding RDD family protein produces the protein MSELVTGEAVALELRPARLPSRGLATLLDLVVAFTAYVVVSVVVVVTTASLDDAAQIALSIATFLLVLVGGPIAVETLSHGRSLGKMACGLRVVRDDGGPIRFRHALVRGAIGVVEILLTLGVVACIASLVSARGRRLGDVFAGTLVVRERVPAARSGFVPPPPPWLAGRFQGLDLSAVPDGLWLAVRQYLGRMGQLDPQVGWAMAVRLAGELAACTGVPVPQGVPPAAYLAAVVQERQVREARRAFGGGPVAVPVVGAGGAAMAYGPPAAAYVPPVVAGGGAPEEPAVDRSSGPGTGFAPPA, from the coding sequence GTGAGTGAGCTGGTGACGGGTGAGGCGGTGGCGTTGGAGCTGCGGCCTGCCAGGCTGCCCAGCCGGGGGTTGGCCACGTTGCTGGACCTCGTGGTGGCGTTCACGGCCTATGTCGTCGTGAGCGTCGTGGTGGTGGTGACGACGGCGTCGCTGGACGACGCGGCGCAGATCGCGCTGTCGATCGCCACGTTCCTGCTGGTGCTGGTGGGTGGGCCGATAGCGGTGGAGACCCTCAGTCATGGGCGGTCGCTCGGGAAGATGGCCTGCGGTCTGCGGGTGGTGCGGGACGACGGTGGGCCGATCCGGTTCCGGCACGCGCTGGTGCGGGGTGCGATCGGGGTGGTGGAGATTCTGCTGACGCTCGGGGTGGTGGCCTGTATCGCCTCGCTCGTGTCGGCACGGGGGCGGCGGCTCGGTGACGTCTTCGCCGGGACGTTGGTGGTGCGGGAGCGGGTGCCGGCGGCGCGGTCCGGATTCGTGCCGCCGCCTCCGCCCTGGCTGGCGGGTCGGTTCCAGGGTCTCGACCTGTCCGCGGTGCCGGACGGGCTGTGGCTGGCGGTCCGGCAGTACCTGGGGCGGATGGGCCAGCTGGATCCGCAGGTCGGCTGGGCGATGGCGGTGCGGCTGGCCGGTGAGCTCGCGGCGTGTACGGGGGTTCCGGTTCCGCAGGGGGTGCCGCCGGCCGCGTATCTGGCGGCGGTCGTGCAGGAGCGGCAGGTCCGGGAGGCGCGACGGGCGTTCGGGGGCGGTCCGGTGGCGGTGCCGGTGGTGGGTGCGGGCGGCGCGGCGATGGCGTACGGTCCGCCGGCTGCTGCGTATGTCCCGCCGGTCGTGGCGGGCGGGGGCGCGCCGGAGGAGCCGGCTGTCGACCGGTCCTCGGGGCCGGGCACGGGGTTCGCGCCGCCGGCGTAG
- a CDS encoding stage II sporulation protein M: MDLDVFVSAHRAEWDRLDALLRRRRTLTGAETDELVTLYQRTATHLSLIQSSAPDPQLTGRLTQLVARARSTVTGTRRASWRDVTRFLTQGFPAAVYRSRHWWIPTALLSTAVAALLGWWIGTHPEVQASIAAPDELRDLTRPGGLYETYYSSHQAAAFAAQVWTNNAQAAALCLVLGVFLGLPVLWILFQNMLNLGIGAGLMSSAGRLDTFLGLVLPHGLLELTAVFVAAGTGLRLGWTVIDPGPRTRRTALAEEGRAAVGMAIGLALVLFVSGAIEGFVTPSGLPTWARIAIGIAAELAFLAYVYVLGGRAARAGDMGDVEAAERSATVPTAA; this comes from the coding sequence ATGGACCTCGACGTCTTCGTCTCCGCCCACCGAGCCGAATGGGACCGCCTCGACGCCCTCCTGCGCCGCCGACGCACCCTCACCGGCGCCGAGACCGACGAACTCGTCACCCTGTACCAGCGCACCGCCACCCACCTCTCCCTCATCCAGTCCAGCGCCCCCGACCCTCAGCTCACCGGACGGCTCACCCAGCTCGTGGCACGCGCGCGCAGCACGGTGACGGGCACCCGCCGGGCCTCGTGGCGCGATGTGACGCGCTTCCTCACCCAGGGTTTCCCCGCCGCGGTCTACAGGTCACGCCACTGGTGGATCCCCACCGCACTGCTCTCCACCGCCGTCGCGGCCCTCCTCGGCTGGTGGATCGGCACCCATCCGGAAGTACAGGCCTCCATAGCCGCCCCGGACGAACTGCGCGACCTCACCCGGCCGGGCGGCCTCTACGAGACGTACTACTCGAGCCACCAGGCCGCGGCGTTCGCCGCACAGGTGTGGACGAACAACGCCCAGGCCGCCGCCCTGTGTCTGGTCCTCGGGGTCTTCCTCGGCCTGCCGGTCCTCTGGATCCTCTTCCAGAACATGCTCAACCTCGGCATCGGAGCCGGCCTGATGTCCTCGGCGGGCCGTCTCGACACCTTCCTCGGTCTCGTCCTCCCGCACGGTCTCCTCGAGCTGACGGCGGTCTTCGTGGCGGCCGGCACCGGGCTCCGGCTGGGCTGGACCGTCATCGACCCCGGTCCGCGCACCCGGCGCACCGCCCTCGCCGAAGAAGGCCGCGCCGCGGTCGGCATGGCGATAGGCCTCGCCCTGGTCCTGTTCGTCTCCGGTGCCATCGAAGGCTTCGTCACCCCGTCCGGCCTGCCCACCTGGGCCCGCATCGCCATCGGCATCGCAGCCGAACTGGCCTTCCTGGCCTATGTCTACGTGCTCGGCGGCAGGGCCGCCCGGGCCGGCGACATGGGCGACGTCGAGGCGGCCGAGCGCAGCGCGACAGTGCCGACAGCCGCCTGA